The Thermincola ferriacetica genomic sequence ACGGTGAAGAAGGGCTTAATTGGATAAACAGCTTCAGTTATGACTTAATTATTATGGATATTCTAATGCCCAAAATGGATGGGATTACTCTTTGTAAAACTGTCAGAGATCGAGGTATTGGTACTCCTGTGTTAATGTTGACAGCCATGGATGCTGTTGATGACAGGGTAGAGGGATTGGATGCCGGTGCGGACGATTACCTTGTTAAACCATTTGCATTTAAGGAGTTGCTTGCCAGAATACGGGCATTAGCAAGACGGTGTACTGAAGGTAAAGGGAACATCTTGTCTGTTGCTGATTTAAAATTAGATCTCGTTTCACGCAGGACATTTCGCAACGGGCAGGAGATTGAGCTAACCAACCGTGAGTTCGCTCTGCTGGAGCTGCTGATGCGTAATGCCGGGCAGGTTCTCAGCAGGACAATTATTGCTGAGCATATTTGGGATTACAATTTTTTTAACCAGTCCAATATTGTAGATGTTTATATCCGTCAAATACGTAAGAAAGTTGATGAAGCCTTTTCTGAAAAATTAATTCATACGGTACGTGGTTCAGGTTATAAAATTCAGGGTGGAAATAATAAATGAAAATTAAAATGCCAGTCACTTTGCGTTCCCGCCTGTCGCTTTTTAATGCTGTTTTTTTGTCCGGAACCTTTTTGGTCAGTCTGGTTTTGGTCTATTTTGTCTTGCAAACTTGGCTTTATCATCAGGTGGACAGTTCTTTGACTGAAATGGCCAAGCAGATTTCTATGGACGTAAACGTTAAAAAGAGCGAGATCATCTATCAAGTAGCCTTTCCTTCCAGTGAGTTGGAAAAACAACGCCAATTCGTGCGCATAGTCAATAATAAAGGGCAGGTGCAAGGACACTGGGGCCCTCTGGAGGACTTACCAGTAAAAATTAATGGCATTGGTAATGTATCTCTTAAAGGTGGGTTCCAGGAACTGACTAGAATTAATGACGATGAGCCAATCAGGGTGTACACTTTGCCAATTATAAGTGCCAACAAAGTCGCTGGTTTTGTACAGACAGGCCAATCACTTGAA encodes the following:
- a CDS encoding response regulator transcription factor, whose translation is MRILVVEDEKRIASFIKRGLEEETYAVDVAYDGEEGLNWINSFSYDLIIMDILMPKMDGITLCKTVRDRGIGTPVLMLTAMDAVDDRVEGLDAGADDYLVKPFAFKELLARIRALARRCTEGKGNILSVADLKLDLVSRRTFRNGQEIELTNREFALLELLMRNAGQVLSRTIIAEHIWDYNFFNQSNIVDVYIRQIRKKVDEAFSEKLIHTVRGSGYKIQGGNNK